A DNA window from Vigna unguiculata cultivar IT97K-499-35 chromosome 10, ASM411807v1, whole genome shotgun sequence contains the following coding sequences:
- the LOC114167095 gene encoding polygalacturonate 4-alpha-galacturonosyltransferase-like isoform X1 has protein sequence MTPRRGFSFAKSRGKGSCFPVLGFILLCVLAPVVFFLARGLYAADLDYIADVPRKQVSKWREWQALQDLKSLLSEEVLNVIVSSTNDLGPFSLDNFRKNLSASWRVVGLETTNSTHEVWKNNLKQPTHVRQEKPKMKDGRSSDGLPLWTDSPARETRRHLIERRREKRAAELVKEDNVVTVKLENAAIERSKSVESAVLGKYSIWRKEIENENGDSTVRLMRDQIIMAKVYLSIAKMKNKVELYQELIFRLKESQRALGDTVSDADLHHSAHGKIKAMGQILSKARELLYDCKLVTGKLRAMLQTADDQVRSLKKQSTFLSQLAAKTIPNGIHCLSMRLTIDYYLLPPEKKMFPQSENLENPSLYHYALFSDNVLAASVVVNSTITNAKDPSKHVFHIVTDKLNFGAMNMWFLLNPPGKATIHVENVDEFKWLNSSYCPVLRQLESSTMKEYYFKAGHPNTLSFGASNLKYRNPKYLSMLNHLRFYLPQVYPKLDKILFLDDDIVVQKDLTGLWDVDLNGKVNGAVETCGQSFHRFDKYLNFSNPHIARNFDPNACGWAYGMNIFDLKEWKKKDITGIYHKWQNMNEDRVLWKLGTLPPGLITFYGLTHPLDKSWHVLGLGYNPSVDRSEIDNAAVVHYNGNMKPWLEIAMTKYRSYWIKYVKYSHPYLRTCKLNE, from the exons ATGACGCCGAGGAGAGGGTTTTCCTTCGCCAAGAGCAGGGGCAAGGGCTCCTGCTTCCCCGTTCTCGGTTTCATTCTCCTCTGCGTTCTTGCGCCCGTGGTTTTCTTCCTCGCTCGGGGACTCTACGCTGCTG ATCTAGATTATATTGCGGATGTTCCACGTAAACAG GTTAGCAAATGGAGAGAATGGCAGGCGTTACAGGATCTTAAATCACTTCTTTCAGAAGAG gTCCTTAATGTTATTGTATCCAGCACGAATGATTTGGGACCTTTCAGTCTTGACAATTTCAGAAAGAATTTGTCTGCTTCATGGAGAGTTGTTGGATTAGAAACTACAAACAGTACACATGAGGTTTGGAAGAACAAT CTAAAGCAACCAACACATGTTAGACAAGAAAAGCCAAAGATGAAGGATGGAAGGTCTTCAG ATGGTCTTCCTCTGTGGACTGATAGTCCTGCACGTGAAACCAGAAGG CATTTAATAGAGAGGAGGCGGGAAAAGCGTGCTGCTGAGTTGGTAAAAGAGGATAATGTAGTAACCGTAAAACTTGAAAACGCAGCTATTGAACGCTCAAAATCTGTTGAGTCAGCTGTTCTGGGGAAATACAGCATTTGGAGGAAAGAAATTGAGAATGAAAATGGTGATTCTACCGTTCGGTTGATGCGAGACCAGATCATTATGGCAAAGGTATATTTAAGCATTGCAAAGATGAAGAACAAGGTCGAACTTTATCAAGAACTAATTTTCCGGCTCAAAGAGAGTCAACGTGCGTTAGGTGACACAGTTTCTGATGCGGATCTACATCACAG TGCACATGGGAAAATAAAGGCTATGggtcaaattttgtcaaaagCAAGGGAGCTATTGTATGACTGCAAATTGGTCACTGGAAAATTAAGAGCAATGCTACAGACAGCTGATGATCAAGTTAGAAGTTTGAAGAAACAGAGCACATTTCTCAGTCAGTTGGCTGCTAAGACCATACCAAACGGAATCCATTGCTTATCCATGCGCCTTACCATAGATTACTACCTCCTTCCTCCTGAAAAGAAAATGTTCCCTCAAAGTGAGAATTTGGAGAATCCCAGTCTTTATCACTATGCTCTGTTTTCAGACAATGTCTTGGCTGCCTCTGTTGTTGTCAACTCAACTATTACGAATGCAAAG GATCCTTCAAAGCATGTTTTTCACATTGTTACTGATAAACTAAATTTTGGTGCCATGAACATGTGGTTTCTATTGAACCCTCCTGGAAAAGCTACAATCCATGTTGAAAATGTTGATGAGTTTAAGTGGTTGAACTCGTCCTACTGCCCAGTCTTGCGGCAGCTCGAATCTTCTACAATGAAAGAGTATTATTTCAAAGCAGGCCATCCAAACACACTTTCTTTCGGTGCTTCCAATCTTAAGTATAGGAATCCAAAATATCTCTCAATGCTCAACCATCTGAGATTCTATCTTCCTCAGGTTTATCCAAAAttggataaaattttatttcttgatGATGACATTGTTGTTCAGAAGGATTTGACTGGACTATGGGATGTGGATCTTAATGGGAAAGTAAATGGTGCTGTTGAAACGTGTGGTCAGAGCTTTCACAGATTTGACAAATACCTTAACTTCTCAAATCCGCATATTGCAAGAAATTTTGATCCAAATGCCTGTGGTTGGGCATACGGGATGAACATATTTGATCTGAAGGAGTGGAAAAAGAAGGACATCACCGGTATATATCACAAGTGGCAGAATATG AATGAAGACAGGGTGCTGTGGAAGCTGGGGACATTACCTCCAGGACTAATAACGTTCTATGGGTTGACACATCCGCTAGATAAATCATGGCATGTACTTGGTTTGGGTTATAATCCAAGTGTGGATCGATCAGAGATTGATAATGCAGCAGTTGTACACTACAATGGTAATATGAAGCCGTGGTTAGAAATTGCCATGACAAAGTATCGGTCTTACTGGATCAAATATGTCAAGTACAGTCATCCCTATCTTCGGACCTGTAAGCTAAATGAATAA
- the LOC114167095 gene encoding polygalacturonate 4-alpha-galacturonosyltransferase-like isoform X2 has protein sequence MTPRRGFSFAKSRGKGSCFPVLGFILLCVLAPVVFFLARGLYAADLDYIADVPRKQVSKWREWQALQDLKSLLSEEVLNVIVSSTNDLGPFSLDNFRKNLSASWRVVGLETTNSTHELKQPTHVRQEKPKMKDGRSSDGLPLWTDSPARETRRHLIERRREKRAAELVKEDNVVTVKLENAAIERSKSVESAVLGKYSIWRKEIENENGDSTVRLMRDQIIMAKVYLSIAKMKNKVELYQELIFRLKESQRALGDTVSDADLHHSAHGKIKAMGQILSKARELLYDCKLVTGKLRAMLQTADDQVRSLKKQSTFLSQLAAKTIPNGIHCLSMRLTIDYYLLPPEKKMFPQSENLENPSLYHYALFSDNVLAASVVVNSTITNAKDPSKHVFHIVTDKLNFGAMNMWFLLNPPGKATIHVENVDEFKWLNSSYCPVLRQLESSTMKEYYFKAGHPNTLSFGASNLKYRNPKYLSMLNHLRFYLPQVYPKLDKILFLDDDIVVQKDLTGLWDVDLNGKVNGAVETCGQSFHRFDKYLNFSNPHIARNFDPNACGWAYGMNIFDLKEWKKKDITGIYHKWQNMNEDRVLWKLGTLPPGLITFYGLTHPLDKSWHVLGLGYNPSVDRSEIDNAAVVHYNGNMKPWLEIAMTKYRSYWIKYVKYSHPYLRTCKLNE, from the exons ATGACGCCGAGGAGAGGGTTTTCCTTCGCCAAGAGCAGGGGCAAGGGCTCCTGCTTCCCCGTTCTCGGTTTCATTCTCCTCTGCGTTCTTGCGCCCGTGGTTTTCTTCCTCGCTCGGGGACTCTACGCTGCTG ATCTAGATTATATTGCGGATGTTCCACGTAAACAG GTTAGCAAATGGAGAGAATGGCAGGCGTTACAGGATCTTAAATCACTTCTTTCAGAAGAG gTCCTTAATGTTATTGTATCCAGCACGAATGATTTGGGACCTTTCAGTCTTGACAATTTCAGAAAGAATTTGTCTGCTTCATGGAGAGTTGTTGGATTAGAAACTACAAACAGTACACATGAG CTAAAGCAACCAACACATGTTAGACAAGAAAAGCCAAAGATGAAGGATGGAAGGTCTTCAG ATGGTCTTCCTCTGTGGACTGATAGTCCTGCACGTGAAACCAGAAGG CATTTAATAGAGAGGAGGCGGGAAAAGCGTGCTGCTGAGTTGGTAAAAGAGGATAATGTAGTAACCGTAAAACTTGAAAACGCAGCTATTGAACGCTCAAAATCTGTTGAGTCAGCTGTTCTGGGGAAATACAGCATTTGGAGGAAAGAAATTGAGAATGAAAATGGTGATTCTACCGTTCGGTTGATGCGAGACCAGATCATTATGGCAAAGGTATATTTAAGCATTGCAAAGATGAAGAACAAGGTCGAACTTTATCAAGAACTAATTTTCCGGCTCAAAGAGAGTCAACGTGCGTTAGGTGACACAGTTTCTGATGCGGATCTACATCACAG TGCACATGGGAAAATAAAGGCTATGggtcaaattttgtcaaaagCAAGGGAGCTATTGTATGACTGCAAATTGGTCACTGGAAAATTAAGAGCAATGCTACAGACAGCTGATGATCAAGTTAGAAGTTTGAAGAAACAGAGCACATTTCTCAGTCAGTTGGCTGCTAAGACCATACCAAACGGAATCCATTGCTTATCCATGCGCCTTACCATAGATTACTACCTCCTTCCTCCTGAAAAGAAAATGTTCCCTCAAAGTGAGAATTTGGAGAATCCCAGTCTTTATCACTATGCTCTGTTTTCAGACAATGTCTTGGCTGCCTCTGTTGTTGTCAACTCAACTATTACGAATGCAAAG GATCCTTCAAAGCATGTTTTTCACATTGTTACTGATAAACTAAATTTTGGTGCCATGAACATGTGGTTTCTATTGAACCCTCCTGGAAAAGCTACAATCCATGTTGAAAATGTTGATGAGTTTAAGTGGTTGAACTCGTCCTACTGCCCAGTCTTGCGGCAGCTCGAATCTTCTACAATGAAAGAGTATTATTTCAAAGCAGGCCATCCAAACACACTTTCTTTCGGTGCTTCCAATCTTAAGTATAGGAATCCAAAATATCTCTCAATGCTCAACCATCTGAGATTCTATCTTCCTCAGGTTTATCCAAAAttggataaaattttatttcttgatGATGACATTGTTGTTCAGAAGGATTTGACTGGACTATGGGATGTGGATCTTAATGGGAAAGTAAATGGTGCTGTTGAAACGTGTGGTCAGAGCTTTCACAGATTTGACAAATACCTTAACTTCTCAAATCCGCATATTGCAAGAAATTTTGATCCAAATGCCTGTGGTTGGGCATACGGGATGAACATATTTGATCTGAAGGAGTGGAAAAAGAAGGACATCACCGGTATATATCACAAGTGGCAGAATATG AATGAAGACAGGGTGCTGTGGAAGCTGGGGACATTACCTCCAGGACTAATAACGTTCTATGGGTTGACACATCCGCTAGATAAATCATGGCATGTACTTGGTTTGGGTTATAATCCAAGTGTGGATCGATCAGAGATTGATAATGCAGCAGTTGTACACTACAATGGTAATATGAAGCCGTGGTTAGAAATTGCCATGACAAAGTATCGGTCTTACTGGATCAAATATGTCAAGTACAGTCATCCCTATCTTCGGACCTGTAAGCTAAATGAATAA
- the LOC114167095 gene encoding polygalacturonate 4-alpha-galacturonosyltransferase-like isoform X3 encodes MFHVNRLANGENGRRYRILNHFFQKRQANTYKVWAILPCSSLLFHLKQPTHVRQEKPKMKDGRSSDGLPLWTDSPARETRRHLIERRREKRAAELVKEDNVVTVKLENAAIERSKSVESAVLGKYSIWRKEIENENGDSTVRLMRDQIIMAKVYLSIAKMKNKVELYQELIFRLKESQRALGDTVSDADLHHSAHGKIKAMGQILSKARELLYDCKLVTGKLRAMLQTADDQVRSLKKQSTFLSQLAAKTIPNGIHCLSMRLTIDYYLLPPEKKMFPQSENLENPSLYHYALFSDNVLAASVVVNSTITNAKDPSKHVFHIVTDKLNFGAMNMWFLLNPPGKATIHVENVDEFKWLNSSYCPVLRQLESSTMKEYYFKAGHPNTLSFGASNLKYRNPKYLSMLNHLRFYLPQVYPKLDKILFLDDDIVVQKDLTGLWDVDLNGKVNGAVETCGQSFHRFDKYLNFSNPHIARNFDPNACGWAYGMNIFDLKEWKKKDITGIYHKWQNMNEDRVLWKLGTLPPGLITFYGLTHPLDKSWHVLGLGYNPSVDRSEIDNAAVVHYNGNMKPWLEIAMTKYRSYWIKYVKYSHPYLRTCKLNE; translated from the exons ATGTTCCACGTAAACAG GTTAGCAAATGGAGAGAATGGCAGGCGTTACAGGATCTTAAATCACTTCTTTCAGAAGAGGCAAGCAAATACTTATAAAGTTTGGGCTATTCTTCCATGTTCATCACTTTTATTTCAT CTAAAGCAACCAACACATGTTAGACAAGAAAAGCCAAAGATGAAGGATGGAAGGTCTTCAG ATGGTCTTCCTCTGTGGACTGATAGTCCTGCACGTGAAACCAGAAGG CATTTAATAGAGAGGAGGCGGGAAAAGCGTGCTGCTGAGTTGGTAAAAGAGGATAATGTAGTAACCGTAAAACTTGAAAACGCAGCTATTGAACGCTCAAAATCTGTTGAGTCAGCTGTTCTGGGGAAATACAGCATTTGGAGGAAAGAAATTGAGAATGAAAATGGTGATTCTACCGTTCGGTTGATGCGAGACCAGATCATTATGGCAAAGGTATATTTAAGCATTGCAAAGATGAAGAACAAGGTCGAACTTTATCAAGAACTAATTTTCCGGCTCAAAGAGAGTCAACGTGCGTTAGGTGACACAGTTTCTGATGCGGATCTACATCACAG TGCACATGGGAAAATAAAGGCTATGggtcaaattttgtcaaaagCAAGGGAGCTATTGTATGACTGCAAATTGGTCACTGGAAAATTAAGAGCAATGCTACAGACAGCTGATGATCAAGTTAGAAGTTTGAAGAAACAGAGCACATTTCTCAGTCAGTTGGCTGCTAAGACCATACCAAACGGAATCCATTGCTTATCCATGCGCCTTACCATAGATTACTACCTCCTTCCTCCTGAAAAGAAAATGTTCCCTCAAAGTGAGAATTTGGAGAATCCCAGTCTTTATCACTATGCTCTGTTTTCAGACAATGTCTTGGCTGCCTCTGTTGTTGTCAACTCAACTATTACGAATGCAAAG GATCCTTCAAAGCATGTTTTTCACATTGTTACTGATAAACTAAATTTTGGTGCCATGAACATGTGGTTTCTATTGAACCCTCCTGGAAAAGCTACAATCCATGTTGAAAATGTTGATGAGTTTAAGTGGTTGAACTCGTCCTACTGCCCAGTCTTGCGGCAGCTCGAATCTTCTACAATGAAAGAGTATTATTTCAAAGCAGGCCATCCAAACACACTTTCTTTCGGTGCTTCCAATCTTAAGTATAGGAATCCAAAATATCTCTCAATGCTCAACCATCTGAGATTCTATCTTCCTCAGGTTTATCCAAAAttggataaaattttatttcttgatGATGACATTGTTGTTCAGAAGGATTTGACTGGACTATGGGATGTGGATCTTAATGGGAAAGTAAATGGTGCTGTTGAAACGTGTGGTCAGAGCTTTCACAGATTTGACAAATACCTTAACTTCTCAAATCCGCATATTGCAAGAAATTTTGATCCAAATGCCTGTGGTTGGGCATACGGGATGAACATATTTGATCTGAAGGAGTGGAAAAAGAAGGACATCACCGGTATATATCACAAGTGGCAGAATATG AATGAAGACAGGGTGCTGTGGAAGCTGGGGACATTACCTCCAGGACTAATAACGTTCTATGGGTTGACACATCCGCTAGATAAATCATGGCATGTACTTGGTTTGGGTTATAATCCAAGTGTGGATCGATCAGAGATTGATAATGCAGCAGTTGTACACTACAATGGTAATATGAAGCCGTGGTTAGAAATTGCCATGACAAAGTATCGGTCTTACTGGATCAAATATGTCAAGTACAGTCATCCCTATCTTCGGACCTGTAAGCTAAATGAATAA